The DNA sequence CATGACAACTAAACAACCTCCCATCTCCATTACACGCCGCCTCGAGTTCGACTCTGGGCACCGTATCCCGAATCATGATGGGCAATGCCGCCATCTTCATGGTCATCGCTATGCCATAGAGGTGACATTGACTGGTCAAGTGGCAGATCATCCCGGTAAAGCGGATGATGGGATGGTTTTAGATTTTGGCGATATTAAACGTTTAACCAATCAACACGTTGTTGAATTGTGGGACCATGCATTTTTGGTGGCAAAAGAGGATGAAGGGTTGGTTGCTTTCTTGGCAACATTACCTAACCATAAGACCGTCATCATGGAGCATGTGCCTACTGTAGAAAACCTCGCGAATGCAGCGTTTGCTATTCTGCAACCTGTGTTTAGTAAGGCTTTTGGTGGGCGCTTAGAGCTTTCAGCCATTCGCCTTTATGAGACGCCCAATTGTTGGGCTGATATTCACTCTACCTAAATGACACAAGCTGAGCTTGACCAGCAATATATGCGTATGGCAATTGAGCAAGCTCAGTTGGCGGCGCAATCAGGTGAAGTTCCTGTAGGCGCCATATTAGTCAAAGATGGCCAAGTTATTTCTAAAGCTTTTAATAAGCCAATTGCAAATCATGATCCTAGCGCGCACGCTGAAATGCTCGCGCTAAGAGAGGCTGCACTGGCTCAAGAAAATTACCGAATTCCAGATAGCACTTTATATGTCACTCTAGAGCCATGCGCAATGTGTTCTGGAGCTATGCTCCATGCTAGGATAGGTCGTGTGGTCTATGGGGCCCCTGATCCCAAGACGGGCGCTGCGGGCAGTGTTTTAGATATCTTTGCCTCCAAGCAAATTAACCATCAGACTAGCGTAGAAGGTGGCATCATGAGTGAAGAGTGCGGTCAGTTGTTGCGCGATTTTTTTAAGGGACGACGTTGAAATCCATTCACCTGATTGCTCCATCTGGAGCAAGCTTAGATAGCAAAAGTCCTTTAGCTGGCATCAGCTGGTTAGAGGGTCAAGGTATTGCTGTAGAAAATACAGATTGTGTGAATCGAGTTTACGAGCGGTTTGCAGGTAGTGATGACACACGTCTTGCGGAGCTCAATCACTTATCCAATTTGGATGCGCATTCCTTGGTGATGGCAATGCGAGGCGGTTATGGCCTTCATCGCTTACTCCCGGGTATTGAGTGGAATGCGATAGCAAAAGCAATTCAAAATGGTTTGCAAGTATGTGGTCATAGTGACTTCACAGTATTTCAGTTGGGTTTATTAGCAAGAACGGGTGCAATGACATTGGCTGGACCAATGCTTAATTATGACTTTGGACGGCTTGGGGATGACGGCTCTCCAGTGGTGCCGGATGCCTTCATGTGGCAGCATTTTCAAAATGCTACTGAAGGCCGCAAGTTGGAATGTGCAGTATCAGCCCCGCAAGCTTTCTTGGGTAAAGCCAAGACTAGCCCCATCACAGGCCTGTTATGGGGTGGAAACTTAACTGTTGTAGCGGGATTAGTTGGTACGCCTTACCTTCCCAGCAATAAGCAAACGCAAGGCGGCATCTTATTCCTTGAGGATGTCAATGAACATCCCTATCGGATTGAGAGAATGATGATGCAGCTTCTGGATGCGGGAATACTTGCAAATCAGGGTGCCATTCTGCTGGGCGGATTCTCCGCTTACCGTTTGTATGATAACGATAAAGGTTATTCGCTCGAGCGGGCTATAGAGGCTATTCGTAAGCGTTTGCCAGAAGAGATGCCGATCTTGACAGGTCTTCCATTTGGACATCAGGCAAATAAATTAACTTTGCCTGTTGGTGCTTCAGCGAATTTGGGCTTCAACCCAAATGGATTTGAGCTCAAGGCCCAGTGGTAGTTATTAGAAATCTTCTGAGTCACCTTTTTTTAAAAGGTACTCTCGTTCTCATTGCATTTACATTTACAGGAGCAGTTATGGCAACTGAAGAGCCAAAATACACTGTTCTTGAAAAAGAATCCCCATTTGAAATCCGAGCTTATGGGCCAATAATTGTGGCTGAGGTCCAGGTTGACGGCGATTTGGATGGGGCATCTAGCCAGGGCTTTCGTCTAATTGCTGCCTATATTTTCGGCCAGAACCAGGTGAGTGAAAAAATAGCAATGACTGCACCGGTGACGGTGGTGGATCAAACAATAAAGAGCGCAAAGATTGCTATGACTGCTCCTGTAGGGATTGAGTCAAATGCCGGTAAATGGGTTGTGTCATTTGTGATGCCCGCTGAGTACACCTTGGAAACGATTCCTAAACCGATTAATTCTCAGGTGCAATTACGTCAAATTCCGGCAGTGAAAAAGGCTGTTATTAGCTTTAGTGGTTTTTATAACGACCAAAAAGTGTCTGAAAAGACTCTAGAGCTCGAGCAGTGGATGAGGTCTAGAGGTCTGCAGGGTTCCGGAACACCGAATTTTGCGCGTTACAACCCGCCCTGGACTTTGCCGTTCATGCGCCGCAACGAGATTATGATCAATCTACGTGACTAGTTCTTTGCCTCAAAGCTTTTCAATAAAAACTGACCACCACCATTAATGCCTAAAGCTTTCGTGAGGGTAGGTAAGGCTTGAGTCAAATGTTTTTCTAGTGTCCAGGGGGGATTAATGGTAAACATACCGCTGGACTGAAGGCGACGTTCACCTGGCGCGTTTTCAACTCGTAATTCCGTATGAAGCCAAGAGCGTTTATGGTTTGCGGAAATTTTTTTCAAGCGATCAGGTAAGGCGATGGATTCTCTTCTGGAAATAACGGGATACCAGATTGCATAGCAGCCTGTGGCAAAGCGCTGCAACGCCTCCTCAAGGGCAACCTCAAGATAGCGATAGTCTTGTTTGTCCTCGTAGGAGGGGTCAATCAATACCAGGCCTCGTCTACTTGGGGGTGGCAGCAAGCCCTTCAGTCTGGCAAAGCTATCCTCAGAATAGATATCAATCTGTTTAGATTGCTTGAGCTCACCAATATTGTGGCGAAGAATATCAATCTCCTTCGGATGCAGTTCAAATAATTTAAGGCGATCTTGCGGGCGCAATAGGCGAGCCAGAATAAAAGGGGAGCCTGGATAGGTGCTTAGTTGCTCATCAACATTCTCTGTATTAATGAATTTCAAGTACTCCAAGATACTTTCTGGAATTGGTGTATTCGAATGTAAGCAGGTCTCTACATATTGCGAGAGGCGAAAAATTCCGCCATCCGCTTCTTTACTTACGGTCGAGAAGCCGTCTTGCAGGCTATAAATACCTGCACCAGCATGGGTGTCCACCATGGTGAGAGCTCCAGGCTTTTCTTGCAGATACTCAACTAAATGAATGAGGGTGAGATGCTTTAGGATGTCTGCATGACTGCCAGCATGAAACGCATGTCTGTAACTAAACATATTAGGACGAGCTCATTTTGGGCGCGTTTGAGTAAATTGCGCCTTGCCATAGAGTGCAAGCGTAATCACGATGATAGCTATGGATCCGTATTGCAGCGGTTGATTTAAATCAAGATCCATTTGTTGGGTGAGGTGAGAGTAGGTCGCCACAACACCACCAAGTGCAATGAGATGGGCCCATATTTTTTTGGGGCCCAGTTGAGACTCTGGGAAGTGATTGGCTAATAAGGCCCCAATCATGCCGCACCATATGCCAAGCCCTGCTCCCCCTAAAACATCGGTGAGCCAATGCGCACCAACAGCATTACGCGAAAGCCCAACTAACGCAGCAATGACAAATAAAAGCAGAACTGGCGCTCTTTTATCTCTGGGCGCTGAAAAATAGAAAGCGCTGGCAATGGCAAATGCTGTAAGGGTGTGACCGGAAGGAAAGGCCCTGTGAAGTAGTGCTTCACCGATGCGATAAAAGCTTCCTTCAGTCAGAATTCCTGCAGGTCTTGGTAAATTAAATATACCTTTCAATGCCGAGCTTGCTACAGCTGCTATCGCGCCAGCAAATATACCCGCCATTAAGATTCTTGGCGCTAACAATAAAAGCGGGAAAGCCAATGCAAAAACGCCCCAACCATTACCTAAAAAAGTAAGCCACGCCCACAGTGTGTCTGGTAGCCGCTGAGTAAGTTGATTGATGAATAGAAAGCTACTACTCTGAAGATCGCCAAAGTAGATGATCGCTGCAAGTGCGAGCGGAGCTAGTGGGATAAACCAAGCAAATCCAGGTATTACCTTTTTGCTCATCCGGCTTAACGAGCCTTTGCCAGATCAGCGTCATGTAGTTGCTTAATCACTTTATCGAGTACTTGCGGGACAGTGATGGCTTGCATGCATACGTTGTCACGGCAAGGTGTTTTACGGTGATTCGCAGCGCTCACACAGGGAGAGCATGCTAAGTTTGCGGTGATTGCAATAGAGTTACCAACTGAGCCATAGAGGGCTGGAGTTTCAGGACCAAAGAGAACAACAGTTCTTAATGGGGTTACCGCTGAAAAATGGCCTGGGCCAGAGTCATTGGTCACCATCACATCAGATAAGGTGTAAAGGGGTGGCAGTTCCGCAAAACTGACCTGTCCAGCAAAGTTCAGGGCATTTTTAACATTAGCTACCGCACGAACTTTTTCTACATATACAAACTCAGCAGGAGACCCCGTGATGAGAATAAGGTCATCTGGATATTTTTGATGAATAGCTTGAATCAATTCGGAAAAACGCTGTTGTGCCCAACGGCGTTGCGGCAGTAGATCGCTTGCATTTGGGTTAATCAGAATAAGACGATTTTTGCTAGGCTCGTAATGGATTTTGGCTTCTTTGGCTAGCTTCTCAATTCGTGCGCGAACTTTTTCTAAAGCGCTTGGATTGATAATGGCTTGCTCTAAGCGAACTTCTGAATCTGGAATTTCAATCTTGCTAAAAGGAACTTCAATCTCCTGTGCAAAGGCCGCATGAATTAGTGAAATAAAGTTCTTAGTAATGTGAATGTGTGGGTTGTAATGAACCTTGCGGGTCAGCATGAAGCCGCGCCACAACCCTTCACCATGAAAAATGTGGTAGCCAACGCGACGTCGTGCACCACACATGCCGGTTAATAAAGCCGTAAAGCGGGAAAATAACTCTAAATCAATAACGGTATCAATACGATTTTTGCGAGCTAGTAAAAGAAAGAGCAGCGTGTCTTTTATTAGACTACCTAAACTGGATGAATCGATGGTAAAGATATTTTCTGGCTTTACGGTGTTGAGTAAAGTAAGGCTGGCACGATTGCTTTTAAAGATTAGAAAAAAAATCTCCGCCCCACGCGCTTGCGCATTTCTCATGGCCGGGTCTACCAAAATCGCGCTACCCATTTCAGAGAGCTCAATAAAAAGTATTTTTTTAGGAGCCCCTGTTGCACGACTAAAGATATTTTTGATGCCATCAATCAAGGCGACGAATGGACTAACTACTGCGCAAAGCGGCACTCCAACCCAGTGGTCAATAGCGCGCATAGTGTTGACACTTATAGTCATGGCTTCAATCTACAGAATTATTTTCGTTTTAATAAGAAATAGGCGCCTGGCAAGGTTGCTAAAACACCAATTGCTCCATAGCTGATGGAGGCCAGCACAGTTAATGATGGGTTCACACCCCATAGGGCCAAGACTGATGAAAGGGTGGCTTCGCGCAATCCCCATCCAGAGATGCTAATGGGTAGCATGAGCAATAAGCTAAGCGCTGGTAAGCCAATCATGAGGCCTTCAATAGGGGCATTTACGCCGTAAGCCTTAAGGCAAAAAAGTAGAGCCAAAATAGTGAGGAAGTGGATGCCAATAGCTAAGCCTGCTTGGGCAATATTTTTGGGCCATGAAAAAGCTAACTCAATTCCAGGCATTGCATGATTCATGTTGAAGCGATCCAGAAATTTTTGTAAAAGCTGTTTGCTTGGCTCCCAAGCCAAGATAAGCGCAATAGCTACGCCAGCTAACAGCATTACCGCCATGACTGCGTAGCCTAGGTCCTGTCCCCATGCTGCAAGAGTAGCGCCACCTAATATCAAGCCAATGGCACCGAGTAAGTTATTGCCCGCTAAACCCAAAAGGCGATCAACTAAAACCATTGCAAAACTTAAGCGTAATTTCGGGGTGGCGTGTTCAAGGTCTACTGAATGATGAAGCTCTTCATCTAACTCTTTAGTTTCAGAGAGGTTGCCAGTGTTGGTTAAGTGAGTTGCTGTGATGGCTCTATAGCTATCACCACCCAAGGTGCTTGGAAGACCTTGATTGACTAGGCCGCCAGCAAAGTAGAGGCCAATATAAGCGCCTATGCGAGGAGGAAATCCCACCGCTTTCATTAACAAGGCCCAGCGATAGCCGCCACAAATAAAGGCCCCCATCAAGCTAACAAGCGCCGCCAGAAACCACAGGGGCTGCATTTGAATATGGGTGTCAAAGAGCGTGTGCCAATCAATTCCGCTGGTCGCCTTCCAAAGCAAGGCAATGGATAGCAAAACGCGAATGGTGGGCCATGCTCGCTTGAGAATGGCTTTCACTCGCGATGGGCTTTTTGTAGTGGGCGGAACTTTTAAATTCATAAGCGTAAGGATAATGCCTTGGGCGCCTATGGTCTTGAATTTAGGGGGAATTACTTCAAAGAGCCTTGGCCCTGCCAATTAGTACAAAGGCTAAAGTCGAATTTAGACAAAACTCGACCAAATCGCTCAATTTCAAGGGTCTCTAAGGGCTGACATGCCTCAAAAGAGGATTTATTGCCTACCGGTAGCGAATAAGGCATACCAGACCAACTAACAAGAAGGATATTTGCCCCAATCGGAATCTCGCCAAACCAGAGGTCGAATTGATCTTGCCTCTGATCTAAGACAAATACCGGGTTAGGTGATGCATACCAGGCAGCGCGACTACCTAAGGTCCAGTTTTGAACAGAGATGCCACTTGCTTTGGTGGCTTTAGCAAGCTCTACTGCTTTCTGGCCGGCAACTTTCCATCCATATAAATCGGCAATTGGGTTGGATTTAATCGAGGCTGTATTGATGCCTCCAGACAAGACATAAGCAAAGCCGATGCAACACATTGCAATTTGGATGAAAAACAAAATGCGAATCCAATGACGATGTTGCATTGCCCATGCTTTTGCTAAACCAATTCCGGCAAAAGGAGCGAGACAGAACCATGCAGGTGAGGTCCAGTGAGGAAGGCCGCCTCCACCCGCTAAGCTAGTAAAAATTACAAAAGGAATAAAAAAGAATCCTAAAAGTGCAACTAGAGAAAGTCTCGCCCCATGCATGCAGTCTTTTATAAAGATTACGCAGCCCAAGATGAAGAGTGGGCCATAGACGAAAATTTGAATGCCAATGTATGCAGCTAATCGACGCCAAAGCCATTCACCGCCGCCGCCATGAGCAAGTTGGTATTTAAAAGAAATCCAGTCATTCACCCAATTCCAATAAAGCACAGGTGAGATGAGTAATAAGGCTGTCAACACTGCTAGCCAGAAGCCCAATTTGGTGAGCCAGGATTTGCTCGGAGAACTAAGGAATACAAATAACAATGCAAACGCAGTAAAGGCGGCAGTATATTTACTTAAGCCTGCGAGACCCAGTAAGATACCAGTAATAACCCAATCACCAATGCTGAATTGATCTTTCCTTAGCCAACGAAGTGCCATTAGCATCAGGCCAAGACTTAACGGCGCTAGCAGGGTATCGGGCAATAGGCCAATTGCCAGGACATGTAACATGGGTGCGGCAGTGATAATTAAAACTGCCAACAGTCCGCATAAATTTGCCGATGGAAGTGCGCTGGTGAGGTAGCCAGCATTACGACCTTGAATCAGACGATGCAACTCAATCGTGACTTGATAAACCAAATAACAAGAAATAATCCACAATAATTCAGGGATAAAACGAATAACACCTTCTAAAGAGGTCAGGGCAACCAAGGGCCACTGAATCCAGCCTACTAAAGGTGGGTGATCGAAATAGCTCCAAGCCAAATGTTGAGCATATAAAGCATAGTGAGCCTCATCCACTGAGAACTCAATTGAAAAACCTAGGGCTAAATGCACCGCTGCGGCAATAAAGACGCAGATTGCGGCCCAGCTTGAGGGTGATTGATGGCGCATGAGATGATTTTAGACTCACATTGAGCAATCTTTGGGACAATTAAGGCATGTGGAAGCGAGCCCCTTTATTTTTAATTCTCAGCACGATCCTTATTTTGGTCGGCTGTGCTGGCTTTAGTAGTGATTCAGTGCAAAACGAGGCCGGTCAACCGTTTAATCCAGACCTCCTGCCGGCTCAGGAGGAGTTGCCAAAGTTCTCTGCTGAGACAGCCCGTAACGGCATGCCAAACGGTTGGAACTTTTATCGCATAGCACCCTTTAAAAAGAATACGGTGTATCGCCTTGAGAACTATCAAGGAAAAACAGTACTGAGTGCGAATTCAAAAACTTCTGCCTCTGGGTTGGCAGTGAAGCTACGTCCGCGTCAGGCCTCAAATTTGCTTCTGCAATGGGAATGGAAAGCATTAAACCCAATCATCAATGCTGACAACGCTGATGGCTATACTGACGATGCACCTCTGCGTATTTTGGTTGCATTTGATGGCAATAAGTCCAAGCTACCCTTAAAAGAGAAAATGACTTTTGAGATGGCCAATCTCATTAGTGGTCAAGAGATGCCTTATGCCACGCTGATGTATATCTGGTCTGGAAAATCACCTATCGAAACTATCATTACAAATGCACATACTTCTCGTATCAAAATGATTGTGGTCGATTCTGGTTGGGATAATTTAGGGCAGTGGCATAAACACCAGCGCGATTTGGCTGCTGACTATAAACGTGCGTATGGCGAAGCACCTGGTGAAGTTATTGGCATCGCCTTATTGACAGACACCGATAACACTAAGTCAGAGACGCGCGCGTTTTATGGCGATATTGAATTGATTCGCAAGAATACAAAATAAGTAAAACGTATTAAAAAGATATTTTTAGTAGTTTGTAGGGCGCCAGCGCTTGAGTAAAAGTGCATTGCTCAAAACGCAAAAGCTAGATAGCGCCATGGCACTTCCTGCCAGCATTGGTGAGAGATAACCAAGCGCGGCCAAAGGAATCCCGGTGGCATTAAAGATAAAAGCCCAGAATAAATTTTGCTGAATTTTTGTCCAAGTGCGCTTGGAAATATCAATCGCATTTGCAACCAATGTGGGATCGCCTCGCATTAAGGTGATGCCAGCAGCCTGCATTGCAACATCAGTACCGGTAGACATGGCCATACCAACATCTGCAGTAGCTAAGGCGGGCGCATCGTTGACACCATCACCTACCATTGCAACAAATTGGCGATGCCCATCTTTAGATTGAAGATTGCGAATAATCTCTGCTTTATCGCTTGGCATAATTTGCGCAAATACTTCCTCAATACTAATTTTTCCTGCAACGCGATTCGCTGCAGCGATGTTGTCACCAGAAAGCATTACAGCGCGAATATTGAGGTGGCGTAATGAGGTAATTGCCTCTTGAGCATTCTCTTTCAGCTCATCCCCAAATGAGAATATGGCAATTGGCGAGGTGGGCGCTTCATTGCTCATCAAGATTGAAACAGTCTGACCGGCCTCAAAACAAGCCTGAGCCTTCCCTAGAATTTCGGCATGATGGTGATTGCTCTCTAGGGATGCAATGCTTTGTAGGGTAAGGCTCTGCCCAGCAAGAGCGCCAGCGCTAGGTTTGCCGCTAATGCCAATGCCCGGCAATGCTCTGCTATCGGTCGGCGTGATCGGATTCAAACCACGATGTTTAGCAGCATCCAGAAGTGCTTTTGCGAGAGGATGCTCACTACCAAGTTGAAGGCCTGCAGCTGTTGCCAGAATCTCATTCTCAGAAATGGCGCTGCTAAAAGAAATTACATTGAGTAGCCTTGGCTTCCCAGCAGTGAGTGTTCCCGTTTTGTCAAACGCGACAATATTCAAGCGATGTGCCAACTCTAAAACTTGGGGGTCCTTAATTAAAATTCCAAAACGCGCCGCCACCCCGGTTCCTGCCATGATGGCTGCTGGCGTTGCGAGTCCTAGTGCACATGGGCAGGCAATCACAAGTACTGATACTGCTCTCAATATGGCAATAGATGTCGAGTCCAAATACAACCAGTTTGCCAATCCTGTCATGATTGCAATCACGAGCACGCTTGGTACAAAAATAGCGCTCACCTGATCAACCAACTTTTGTATTGGTGCCTTTTGGGTTTGCGCATCTTCAACCAGGAAGATGATTTTAGAAAGTACGCTCTCAACGCCCACCGCTTGAGCCTCAATGACCAAGACACCTTCGCCATTGAGTGAGCCGCCGATGACTTTTTCTCCGATATGTTTTTTGACTGAATCACTTTCTCCAGTGAGTAATGATTCATCAATGTGGCTATTGCCAAGTAGGATGATGCCGTCCACTGGGATGCGCTCGCCGGGCAGAACCAAGACACGGTCTTTCGGAAATACCTGATCTAAAGGTAGATCACGAAATTGATCTAAGGCAGAGTTCTCGGTGATGACAATATCTCGTTCAATGACTTTGGCATGCTCTGGCCATAGCTTTTGTAATGCGCGAATCGCTTCACTGGTTTGTTGCTTAGCTCTAGCCTCCAACCACTTACCTAGTAAGACCATACAAATAATGACTGCAGATCCTTCAAAGTACAGCTCATGATTTGCATGAGGTGATGCAATCATTTGATAAAGACTTAGACCATATGCTGCGCTTGTGCCAAGCGCCACTAACAAATCCATATTGCCAACACCCGACATGAGAGATTTGAAGCCTGCTTTATAAAAACGCCATCCCAAAAAGAATTGCACTGGAGTGGCAAGCAGAAGTTGCCACTTTGGCGAAGGCGCCCAATGTATGCCAAAAGGCATGAGGATCATCGGGAGAAAAAGTGGGGCAGAGAGTGCGAACCCCAGTAATACACGCCCCAAACCATCCGCCCCCCAAAACAGCTTAGAGGGTGCTGTTACTGAAATTTGATGAGGGCTACTGATTTTTGCTTCATAGCCTGTTTTTTGGACTGTGGTGATAAGGTCATTCGCATTGAGCCCAGAATCTGCTTTTAAGCGTACTTTGGCCTGTTCCGTTGCTAAATTCACGCTGGCAGCCTCTACGCCGGGCATTTTGTCCAAAGCCTTTTCAACCCTGCCTACACAAGAGGCGCAGGTCATCCCGTCGATATCCAGAGTAAATAGCTCTGATTTAGTGTCTATTTGGGGGTTCATATAGAAGATAATCTACTGCATGCAAGCCGTATTTACATCAAAAAGGCCTATATGTTGACTTTAAAAGTATCTGGGATGACTTGTGGAGGCTGTATTAATGCGGTCACAAGAGCAATCCAGGCCCAGGACCCTCAAGCCAAAGTTCAGGCCGACTTGGCGAGCCAGACTGTCAATCTAGAAACGACATTATCTGAAACGCAGGCCAGTCAACTCATAACAGACGCTGGCTTTCCAGTTGCTAAATAGCAATTGTTTAGAATGTCATTAAACCTAACAAAACCCGTAGTTTTTGTTCCTAAAGGATCGTGATTTATGTTCTTCAGCAAGTTAATGCCTCACGATGGTAATTTCTTCGAGCTTTTTAACGAGCACGCTAGCAATATCGTTTCCGCCTCCGAATCTTTCTTAAAGTTCGTCGAGCATTACAACGATGAAGCCTTGCGCGCCAAATACACGCAAGATGTTGATAAAGCAGAGCATGCTTGCGACGACGTAGTAAAAGAAGTGCATCGTCGTTTGCACAAAACGTTTATCACCCCGATCGACCGTGATCAAATTTTCTCACTCATCAATACGATGGATGACGTAGCCGATTTATTGCAAAACGGTACTGAGGCGATGCATTTATATGATGTAAAGCAAATGACCCCAGAAATGGTGCAAATGGCAGAGCTTTGTAATCAGTGCTGCATCAGTATGAAGAACGCAGTTGCTACGTTAAAAGATATATCTGATCCAGAGGTTGCCAAAGCCGCTTTGAAGACTTGTGACGAGATAGATCATTTAGAGTCAGGGGCTGATCGCCTTTTATCTACTGCGATTACCCGCTTATTCCGCGAGGATATCGAAGTGCGCGAACTCATTAAGTGCCAGCGCATTTATGAGTTGCTTGAGGAAGTTACCGACAAATGTGAAGACGTTGCCAATTTGGTTGAAGGCATCGTTCTTGAAAACTCTTAAGGCGAATTAAGTTGCCAGCGATAGAAGTAGCTTTTTGGGTTGTAGCGCTTTTAGTAGCGTTAGCGCTTGCATTCGATTTCATGAATGGTTTTCATGATGCTGCTAACTCTATTGCAACCGTAGTTTCCACCGGAGTTTTGAAGCCGCAGCAGGCGGTAGTATTTGCAGCCTTCTTTAATTTTCTGGCGATTTTCATTTTCCATTTAAGTGTTGCAGCCACAGTGGGCAAAGGCATTGTCCATCCCTCAGCAGTTGACTTGCACGTTATCTTTGGCGCCTTGGTAGGTGCAATTGTG is a window from the Polynucleobacter sp. MWH-Aus1W21 genome containing:
- a CDS encoding 23S rRNA (adenine(2030)-N(6))-methyltransferase RlmJ; its protein translation is MFSYRHAFHAGSHADILKHLTLIHLVEYLQEKPGALTMVDTHAGAGIYSLQDGFSTVSKEADGGIFRLSQYVETCLHSNTPIPESILEYLKFINTENVDEQLSTYPGSPFILARLLRPQDRLKLFELHPKEIDILRHNIGELKQSKQIDIYSEDSFARLKGLLPPPSRRGLVLIDPSYEDKQDYRYLEVALEEALQRFATGCYAIWYPVISRRESIALPDRLKKISANHKRSWLHTELRVENAPGERRLQSSGMFTINPPWTLEKHLTQALPTLTKALGINGGGQFLLKSFEAKN
- a CDS encoding lysylphosphatidylglycerol synthase transmembrane domain-containing protein — its product is MNLKVPPTTKSPSRVKAILKRAWPTIRVLLSIALLWKATSGIDWHTLFDTHIQMQPLWFLAALVSLMGAFICGGYRWALLMKAVGFPPRIGAYIGLYFAGGLVNQGLPSTLGGDSYRAITATHLTNTGNLSETKELDEELHHSVDLEHATPKLRLSFAMVLVDRLLGLAGNNLLGAIGLILGGATLAAWGQDLGYAVMAVMLLAGVAIALILAWEPSKQLLQKFLDRFNMNHAMPGIELAFSWPKNIAQAGLAIGIHFLTILALLFCLKAYGVNAPIEGLMIGLPALSLLLMLPISISGWGLREATLSSVLALWGVNPSLTVLASISYGAIGVLATLPGAYFLLKRK
- a CDS encoding LD-carboxypeptidase, producing MKSIHLIAPSGASLDSKSPLAGISWLEGQGIAVENTDCVNRVYERFAGSDDTRLAELNHLSNLDAHSLVMAMRGGYGLHRLLPGIEWNAIAKAIQNGLQVCGHSDFTVFQLGLLARTGAMTLAGPMLNYDFGRLGDDGSPVVPDAFMWQHFQNATEGRKLECAVSAPQAFLGKAKTSPITGLLWGGNLTVVAGLVGTPYLPSNKQTQGGILFLEDVNEHPYRIERMMMQLLDAGILANQGAILLGGFSAYRLYDNDKGYSLERAIEAIRKRLPEEMPILTGLPFGHQANKLTLPVGASANLGFNPNGFELKAQW
- a CDS encoding glycosyltransferase family 9 protein encodes the protein MTISVNTMRAIDHWVGVPLCAVVSPFVALIDGIKNIFSRATGAPKKILFIELSEMGSAILVDPAMRNAQARGAEIFFLIFKSNRASLTLLNTVKPENIFTIDSSSLGSLIKDTLLFLLLARKNRIDTVIDLELFSRFTALLTGMCGARRRVGYHIFHGEGLWRGFMLTRKVHYNPHIHITKNFISLIHAAFAQEIEVPFSKIEIPDSEVRLEQAIINPSALEKVRARIEKLAKEAKIHYEPSKNRLILINPNASDLLPQRRWAQQRFSELIQAIHQKYPDDLILITGSPAEFVYVEKVRAVANVKNALNFAGQVSFAELPPLYTLSDVMVTNDSGPGHFSAVTPLRTVVLFGPETPALYGSVGNSIAITANLACSPCVSAANHRKTPCRDNVCMQAITVPQVLDKVIKQLHDADLAKAR
- a CDS encoding heme-binding protein, whose translation is MATEEPKYTVLEKESPFEIRAYGPIIVAEVQVDGDLDGASSQGFRLIAAYIFGQNQVSEKIAMTAPVTVVDQTIKSAKIAMTAPVGIESNAGKWVVSFVMPAEYTLETIPKPINSQVQLRQIPAVKKAVISFSGFYNDQKVSEKTLELEQWMRSRGLQGSGTPNFARYNPPWTLPFMRRNEIMINLRD
- the tadA gene encoding tRNA adenosine(34) deaminase TadA, giving the protein MTQAELDQQYMRMAIEQAQLAAQSGEVPVGAILVKDGQVISKAFNKPIANHDPSAHAEMLALREAALAQENYRIPDSTLYVTLEPCAMCSGAMLHARIGRVVYGAPDPKTGAAGSVLDIFASKQINHQTSVEGGIMSEECGQLLRDFFKGRR
- the queD gene encoding 6-carboxytetrahydropterin synthase QueD, giving the protein MTTKQPPISITRRLEFDSGHRIPNHDGQCRHLHGHRYAIEVTLTGQVADHPGKADDGMVLDFGDIKRLTNQHVVELWDHAFLVAKEDEGLVAFLATLPNHKTVIMEHVPTVENLANAAFAILQPVFSKAFGGRLELSAIRLYETPNCWADIHST
- a CDS encoding glycosyltransferase family 39 protein; protein product: MRHQSPSSWAAICVFIAAAVHLALGFSIEFSVDEAHYALYAQHLAWSYFDHPPLVGWIQWPLVALTSLEGVIRFIPELLWIISCYLVYQVTIELHRLIQGRNAGYLTSALPSANLCGLLAVLIITAAPMLHVLAIGLLPDTLLAPLSLGLMLMALRWLRKDQFSIGDWVITGILLGLAGLSKYTAAFTAFALLFVFLSSPSKSWLTKLGFWLAVLTALLLISPVLYWNWVNDWISFKYQLAHGGGGEWLWRRLAAYIGIQIFVYGPLFILGCVIFIKDCMHGARLSLVALLGFFFIPFVIFTSLAGGGGLPHWTSPAWFCLAPFAGIGLAKAWAMQHRHWIRILFFIQIAMCCIGFAYVLSGGINTASIKSNPIADLYGWKVAGQKAVELAKATKASGISVQNWTLGSRAAWYASPNPVFVLDQRQDQFDLWFGEIPIGANILLVSWSGMPYSLPVGNKSSFEACQPLETLEIERFGRVLSKFDFSLCTNWQGQGSLK
- a CDS encoding DUF3047 domain-containing protein, yielding MWKRAPLFLILSTILILVGCAGFSSDSVQNEAGQPFNPDLLPAQEELPKFSAETARNGMPNGWNFYRIAPFKKNTVYRLENYQGKTVLSANSKTSASGLAVKLRPRQASNLLLQWEWKALNPIINADNADGYTDDAPLRILVAFDGNKSKLPLKEKMTFEMANLISGQEMPYATLMYIWSGKSPIETIITNAHTSRIKMIVVDSGWDNLGQWHKHQRDLAADYKRAYGEAPGEVIGIALLTDTDNTKSETRAFYGDIELIRKNTK
- a CDS encoding phosphatase PAP2 family protein; the encoded protein is MSKKVIPGFAWFIPLAPLALAAIIYFGDLQSSSFLFINQLTQRLPDTLWAWLTFLGNGWGVFALAFPLLLLAPRILMAGIFAGAIAAVASSALKGIFNLPRPAGILTEGSFYRIGEALLHRAFPSGHTLTAFAIASAFYFSAPRDKRAPVLLLFVIAALVGLSRNAVGAHWLTDVLGGAGLGIWCGMIGALLANHFPESQLGPKKIWAHLIALGGVVATYSHLTQQMDLDLNQPLQYGSIAIIVITLALYGKAQFTQTRPK